GTATCCCGCAGAAGTGATATACAGGTGCTTCTGGTTGGCCGGGATGATGTTGTGGTGAAAGAGCTGGGGAAGTACAGTTTTCCGGAAAACCAGATCAAAGTGGTTCCAGCTTCTGAGGTTATCGAGACGGACGAGCCGCCGGTCAATGCCATCCGCAAGAAGAAGGATTCTTCGATCGTGGTGGGCATGAACTTAATTAAGAGCGGCGAGGCCGATGCATTTGTTTCTGCAGGAAGCTCCGGTGCGATACTGGTTGGCGGGCAGGTTATTGTCGGCAGGATCAAAGGCGTAGAGCGTCCTCCCTTTGGAGCGCTGATCCCTACGGAGAAGGGAGTTTCCCTTCTGCTGGACAGCGGAGCCAATGTGGATGCAAGACCGTCTCACCTGGTACAGTTTGCACGCATGGGTTCTATTTACATGGAGCATGTAATAGGTATTACCAGACCCAGGGTCGGGATCGTAAATATTGGTGCGGAGGAGGAGAAGGGCAATGCGCTTGTAAAAGAGACATTCCCGCTCTTAAAAGCCTGCAGCGATATGAATTTTACCGGCAGCATCGAGGCGAGGGAGATCCCCCATGGCGGAGCGGATGTGATCGTATGTGAGGCATTTACAGGCAATGTAATTTTGAAGCTGTACGAGGGAACCGGATCTGTGCTGATCGGCATGGTGAAGAAGGGTATGATGGGTACCCTGCGCAGCAAGATCGGAGCACTGCTTGTAAAACCGGCACTGAAGGAGACGCTGAAGGCTTTTGATGCTACGCAGTATGGCGGCGCGCCGCTCCTGGGACTTAAAGGACTGGTGGTGAAAACCCACGGAAGTGCCAAAGCCGTGGAGGTAAGCAACTCGATCATCCAGTGCGTTACCTTCAAGGAGCAGAAGATTAATGAGAAGATTAAGGAAAGCCTGGATGCCGAAGAACAGGCCAGAGAAAATGAAAGTTAGGAGAGGGAACTATGGAATTTGAAAAGTTACAGAGTATCATTGCGGAAGTACTGAATGTGGAGACTGGGGACATCACCATGGAGACTACCTTCGTGGAGGACTTAGGCGCCGATTCCCTGGATATTTTCCAGATCGTTATGGGAATCGAGGAGGAGTTTGACATTGAGATCCCTACCGAGGAAGCGGAGAAGATCGTAACGGTAGGAGATGCAGTGGAGCAGATCAAGAGCGCACTGAATTAATAGCGTGATTAAAGAAGGGAAGGGGCTGTCGCACAAGCTGCGCGCCCCTTTCCCTTCATTATATCATCAGGATCGGATAAGGAGAGATTATGAATCGGGATTTAAAAGAACTGGAAGAAAAGACAGGGTATCAGTTTCAGAACGTAAAGCTGTTAAAACAGGCGATGACCCACAGCTCCTTTGCCAATGAGCACCGGCTGGACAAGTCTGGCTGTAACGAGAGGCTGGAATTTTTGGGGGATGCGGTACTGGAAGTGGTGTCCAGTGATTACCTGTTCCACAAGTATCCGGAGAAACCGGAAGGGGAATTGACCAAGATACGCGCCAGTATTGTCTGTGAACCCACCCTGGCTTATTGTGCATCGGAATTAAGCCTTGGGGAATACCTGCTGCTTGGGAAGGGCGAGGAGGCTACCGGAGGACGCGGACGCAATTCTGTGGTATCGGATGCGATGGAGGCCCTCATTGGGGCAATCTATCTGGATGGTGGTTTTGCTAATGCAAAAGAGTTCATTCACCGCTTTATCCTGAATGATATTGAGCATAAACAGCTCTTTTATGATAGCAAGACTATCCTGCAGGAGATGGTGCAGGCGTCCTCCCAGGAGCATTTGGAGTACGAGGTGCTTAGGGAAGTGGGGCCGGACCACAATAAGACCTTTGAGGTCCGGGCGATGCTGGGGGATCAGGAAATCGGCAGAGGAAGTGGGAGAACCAAGAAGGCGGCGGAGGCAGTTGCCGCTTACCGGGGAATACTGAAACTGAGGGAAAGTGTATGTATTTAAAAAGTATTGAGATCCAGGGCTTCAAATCATTTGCAAACAAGATCCTGTTTGAGTTTCATAATGGGATCACCGGCATCGTGGGACCTAACGGCAGCGGCAAGAGCAATGTTGCGGATGCGGTCCGCTGGGTGCTGGGGGAACAGCGCGTCAAGCAGCTTCGGGGCGGCAGCATGCAGGACGTCATCTTTGCGGGGACCGAGATGAGAAAGCCCCAGGGGTTTGCCAGCGTGGCGATCACCCTGGACAACTCGGACCATCAGCTCGCCATCGATTATGATCAGGTGACGGTCACCCGCCGGCTTTACCGTTCCGGCGAGAGCGAGTACATGATCAACGGCAGCTCGTGCAGGCTGAAGGACATCAATGAGCTGTTTTATGATACCGGTATCGGCAAGGAAGGCTATTCCATCATCGGCCAGGGCCAGATCGACAAGATCTTGAGCGGTAAGCCGGAGGAGCGCAGGGAGCTGTTCGACGAGGCGGCAGGTATTGTCAAGTTCAAGCGCCGGAAGAATATCGCCCAGAAGAAGCTGGAGGACGAGAAGCAGAACCTGGTCCGCGTCAGCGACATCCTGTCGGAGCTGGAAAAGCAGGTCGGGCCGCTTGCGCGTCAGTCTGAGGCGGCGAAGAAATACCTGGGGCTGAAGGAAGAGCTGAAAACCTACGATGTGAACCTGTTTTTGATGGAGACGGAGGGCGTGCGCGCCCAGCTGAAGGATGTGGAGTCAAAGGAGGCGATCGTCTCCGGTGATTTAGAGGACGCCACCGTCCAGTCAGAGCAGCTTAAGGGCGAATATGAGCGTCTGGAGCAGGAGATCGGCAGCCTGGACAGCGAGATCACCGAAAAGCGGGGCAGTCTTACCCAGGCGGAGATGCTGAAGGGCAATTTAGAAGGCCAGATCAATGTCCTAAACGAGCAGATCAATACGGAGAAGATGAATGCGGAGCACATCAATTCCCGCATTCAGTCCATTGAGCAGGATATCAGGGAAAAACGGCAGCAGATAGAAGCCTATCAGACAGATAATGCCGGGATCACCGAGGCAGCTTTGGAGAGCCGGAGACGGCAGGAAGAGGCGGAGGAACGTCTGGTCCGTCAGGATGAGAGCCTGATGCTTTTGGACCAGCGGATCGAGGAGGCCAAGAACAGTATTATAGCCGGACTCAATGAAAAAGCGTCTCTCTCAGCCAGGGAGCAGCGTTATGAGGCCATGCTGGAGCAGGTGCAGGTCCGTCGTTCTGAGGTGTGTCAGAAGCTTTTAAAGTTTAAGAGCGACGAGTCTGTACAGGAAGAGCAGTTAGAGGCAGAGCGCGCGAAGCTGAAGGCTATGGAGGGACGTCTTGCGGACCTGGCGGCGTCCCAGACGGAATGTGAAGCCCAGATGCAGCACTACGAGCAGGAAGTGCGGCGTCTCACCCGCAATTTAAATGAAAAGCAGCAGGAATACCATACGGCATATACCAGGCTGGAATCCCTGCGCAACCTGGCAGAGCGCTATGAGGGTTATGGGAACAGCATCCGGCGTGTGATGGAGGTCCGGGACCGGGTCCACGGGATCCACGGCGTGGTGGCGGATCTGGTTACCACGGACAAAAAATATGAGACAGCTGTAGAGACGGCTCTCGGGGGAAGCATCCAGAATGTGGTGACGGATTCGGAGCAGACCGCCAAGCAGCTGATCGAATTCCTGAAAAAGAATAAATACGGCAGAGTTACTTTTTTACCACTGACCAGTATCGGCCAGGGCGGCGGATTCTCAAAGCCGGAAGCCTTAAAAGAGCCGGGCGTGATCGGCCTTGCCAGTGATCTGGTCCATGTGGCTCCCGAATATCAGGTCCTGGCGAAATACCTGCTGGGCCGGGTGGTGGTGGCGGATACCATTGACCACGCGATCGCGCTTGCCAGGAAATTCAAATACTCCCTGCGCATTGTGACCCTGGAGGGTGAGCTTCTGAGCGCGGGGGGCTCCATGACAGGCGGCGCCTTCAAGAATTCCAGCAATCTCCTGGGAAGAAAGAGGGAGATCGAGGAGCTGGAAGCTGCATGCAAAAAGGCGCTGGATTCTTCTGAGAAGATCCAGGACGAGCTCAACATGGACGAGGGGATTTACCAGGATAAGAAAGAAGAACTGGAGCAGATTAAGAAGGAGAGCCATGAGGCGTCCTTAGAGCAGAACACCCAGCAGATGAATGTCTCCCAGCTGGAAGACAAACGGGATGATATCCGGGAATCCTCCCAGGACCTGGTCCTGGAGAACAGCCAGCTTGAGGCGCAGATCAGGGAGATTGAAGAAAACCGGAGGAATCTTTCCAGGGATACGGAAGCCCTGGTACAGCTCAACGAACAGGCTGGAAGCCAGGTGGAAGATCTGACAGCCCAGATGGAGCGTGACAGAAAGCTGCGTGAGGAGTCAGCCCACGAGCTGGAAGCGATCCGTTTAGAGGCAGCAGGCCTAAAGCAGAAAGTGGATTTCGTGATGGAAAACATCCGCCGTGTAGAGGACGAGATCGCGAAGCTTTCAGAGGAGCTGTCCGGCCTCACAGCCGGGAATACAGATTCCGGGGAGATCGTGGAGGCGAAGCGCCAGGAGATCGCGCATCTTCAGGAGCTGATCACAAACGCCATGGAGCAGAGGGATATCCTGGCGGCCCAGGTGGAGGAGCAGTCCGCGAAAAAGGATTCAAAAACGAAGGAACAGAAGGAGTTTTTCGGAAAGCGGGAGGAGCTTTCCCAGCGCATCACGCGTCTGGACAAGGAACTGTTCCGGCTCCAGAGCCAGAAGGAAAAGCTGGAGGAAAAGCAGGAGAGCCATATCAATTATATGTGGAACGAGTACGAGCTTACCTTTACCACGGCCCAGCCCCTGCGGGATCCGCTTCTCACTTCGTCTTCTGATATCAAAAAAAGGATCGATGAGCTGAAGAACGGCATCCGGTCCCTGGGTAATGTCAACGTCAACGCCATCGAGGATTACAAGGAGATCTCCGGACGTTATGAGTTTATGAAGACCCAGCACGACGACCTGGTGCAGGCGGAGGCGGCTCTGATGCAGATCATTGAGGAGCTGGACAGCGGGATGCGCAGGCAGTTTGAGGAGAAGTTTAGGGAGATCCGCCGGGAATTTGACCGGGTGTTTAAGGAACTGTTCGGAGGCGGGCACGGTACCCTGAATCTTCAGGAGGATGAGGATATCCTGGAGGCGGGCATCCAGATCATCGCCCAGCCGCCGGGTAAGAAGCTGCAGAACATGATGCAGCTTTCGGGTGGTGAAAAGGCGTTGACAGCCATTTCTTTACTGTTTGCGATACAGAACCTAAAACCGTCGCCGTTTTGCCTGCTTGACGAGATCGAGGCGGCCCTTGACGATTCCAATGTAGACCGCTTTGCGGGATATTTACATAAACTGACAAAGAATACCCAGTTTATTGTGATCACACACAGAAGAGGCACGATGCTGGCGGCAGACCGGCTCTACGGTATCACCATGCAGGAGAAGGGTGTTTCCACGCTGGTGTCCGTGAACCTGATCGAAGACCAGCTTGACGAGTAGATTGAAATATTCATGAAGAGGAGGAATGTGTATGGAAGAGAAAGAAAAGAAAAAAGGTTTTTTCAGCCGTCTGGTGGAAGGCCTTAACAAGACGAGGGAAAATATCGTATCCGGCATGGATTCCATTTTCAGTGGCTTTTCAGCCATCGACGAGGACTTTTATGAGGAACTGGAGGAGACCCTGATCATGGGCGATCTGGGAATCCAGACCACCATGTCCATTATCGAGGACTTGAGGAAACGGGTGAAGGAGCAGCATATCAAGGAGCCGTCCGAGTGCAAACAGCTTTTGATCGATTCCATCAAGGACCAGATGAACCTGGGAGACAACGCATACGAGTTTGAAAACCGCCGTTCCGTAGTCCTGGTCATCGGCGTCAATGGCGTGGGCAAAACGACCTCGGTGGGAAAACTGGCGGGGCAGCTCAAGGACGACGGCAAAAAGGTAGTCCTGGCGGCAGCCGATACCTTCCGTGCGGCAGCCATTGAGCAGCTCACAGAGTGGGCCAACCGGGCGGGCGTGGAGATCATCGCCCAGCAGGAGGGTTCCGACCCGGCAGCTGTCATCTATGATGCGGTTGCGGCTGCCAAGTCCCGCAGTGCGGACGTTCTGATCTGTGATACCGCAGGCCGGCTCCACAACAAGAAAAACCTGATGGAGGAGCTTAAGAAGATCAACCGGATCATCGATAAGGAGTACCCGGATGCTTACCGGGAGACTCTTGTAGTGCTGGACGGGACCACGGGACAGAATGCCCTGGCCCAGGCGAAGCAGTTTATGGAGGTGGCTGATATTACCGGCATCATCCTGACAAAGCTGGATGGGACAGCAAAGGGCGGAATCGCAGTGGCAATCCAGTCGGAGCTTGGTATTCCGGTCAAATATGTGGGAGTCGGGGAGAAGATCGACGATTTGCAGAAGTTCAATTCGGATGACTTTGTGAACGCGCTTTTTAAGACATCAGGCGAGTAAACATCCGGAAAACGTGGGGCTGATGCAGGCAGCAGAGTGTTAAACATCAGGCGGAAAGCATAAACAGGGAAAGAGGATAAGGACTATGGAAGAACAGGAATTACAGGAGTTATCATTAGAAAAGTTTGAGATCGCATCGGAAGAGGTGCAGAAGGTCACCCAGGAGACCAAGCTGGTCTACAGTGAGTATTTTTCTGCCATGACGGGCAACCGGGTGTATTTCAAGCCTGAGAACATGCAGTATACCGGAGCCTACAAGGTGCGCGGCGCATATTACAAGATCAGCACACTGAGCCCGGAGGAGCGGGAGCGCGGCCTGATCACGGCGTCTGCGGGAAACCATGCCCAGGGCGTGGCTTATGCGGCGAAGCTGGCGGGGATCAAGGCGACGATCGTTATGCCTACCACGACTCCGCTCATGAAGGTGAACCGCACCAGAAGCTACGGCGCGGATGTGGTCCTTTACGGGGATGTGTTTGACGAGGCCTGCGACTATGCCTACAAGCTGGCGGATGAACACGGCTATACCTTCGTCCATCCGTTTGATGATCTGGATGTGGCGACAGGGCAGGGGACCATCGCCATGGAGATCATCAAGGAGCTTCCGACGGTGGATTATATTCTGGTACCGGTAGGCGGCGGCGGTTTATGCACCGGTGTTTCCACTCTTGCCAAGCTTCTGAATCCGAAGATCAAAGTGATCGGCGTGGAGCCTGCGGGAGCCAACTGTATGCAGGAATCCTTAAAGGCCGGGCATGTGCTGACCCTGCCGGCCGTCAATACCATTGCAGATGGTACTGCGGTAAAACGTCCCGGTGAAAAGCTGTTTCCATATATCCAGCAGAACGTGGATGATGTGATCACTGTGGAGGATACGGAGCTGATCGTGGCATTCCTCGATATGGTGGAGAACCACAAGATGATCGTGGAAAATTCCGGTCTTTTGACTGTGGCTGCTTTAAAACATTTAAATGTCCAGAAGAAAAAGATTGTTTCTATCTTGAGCGGCGGCAATATGGATGTGATCACCATGTCCTCCGTAGTACAGCATGGCCTGATCCAGAGGGACCGTATCTTCACGGTGTCGGTTCTGCTGCCTGACAAGCCGGGTGAGCTTGCCAAGATATCCGCGCTTCTGGCAGATGAGCGGGGCAATGTGATCAAGCTGGAGCACAACCAGTTCATCAGTATCAACCGGAATGCGGCGGTGGAGCTGCGGATCACCCTGGAAGCGGAAGGGACTGAGCACAAAAACAGGATCGTCCAGGCTCTCAATGATGCCGGTTACCGTCCGAAGCTGGTGAAATCCAAAGGCACCTACAGCGACTGACCGGAGGCAGGACGAGTATGAAAATCTACGAAAGCAAGTCGCCTTTGGGGGAAAATATCCACTACTTTATGAAATGGACTGTGATATCAGTCTTTATCGGCGTTGTGGTCGGATTGATCGGCATGGTATTCAGCAAAGGGGTGACTATGTCGACGGCTGTGTGGAACCAGCATCACTGGACCCTGTTTCTGATGCCGCTTGCGGGTATTTTTATCATCTGGATCTACCGGGCCAGCCATGAAGAGACCAACCGGGGAACGGATATGGTACTGGAGTCTATTTCCTCAAATCAGGAGATCACAGTCGCCACTGCGCCGCTAATCTTTGTCTCTACGGTCATAAGCCATTGCGTCAGCGCCTCGGTGGGCCGGGAGGGAGCCGCCCTGCAGTTGGGCGGAAGCCTTGGGAACCTGGTAGGAAAGGTGATCCATCTGGATGAAAAGGATAAAAAGATTGCGGTTATGTGCGGCATGAGCGCCTGTTTTGCAGCGCTTTTTGGTACTCCGCTGGCAGCAGGCGTGTTCTCCATGGAGGTAGTCAGCATTGGCGTCATGTATTATGCAGCCCTGGTCCCGTGCCTGTTTGCCTCCTTTATCGGCGCCGGGATCTCCAGAAGCTTCGGCGTGATGCCGGACTGGTTTGATATTGGGATCGTGCCGGAATTTGGGCTTCAGGGCGCGGGGATCGCGGTGCTCATCGGAGCTTTGTGCGCGGCAGTGGGCGTGTTATTCTGCATTGTACTGCACGAGAGCAGCGCGGTATACCGGAGGTATCTGCCCAATCCCTATTTTCGAGTCCTGGCGGGCAGCGCTGTTTTTATCGTACTTACCCTGATCTTCAAAAGCCGCTACTATAACGGCGGCGGTATGCACCTGATCGAGCGGTGTTTTGAGGGAGAGCCGATCCCGTACTATGCGTTCCTGATGAAGATGCTGTTCACGGCGGTGGCGCTGGGAGCAGGGTTTAAAGGCGGTGAGATCGTCCCGACGTTGTGTGTGGGAGCCACCTTTGGCTATATGGTTGCCTCTGTGCTGGGGCTTCCTGTTGGGCTGTGCACGGCGATCGGTATGACCTGCCTGTTTGTCAGCGTGACCAACTGCCCTGTATCCACTGTGTTCATGGCCTTTGAGCTGTTTGGCTTTGAGGCGATGCCTTATTACTCCATCGCGGTGGCGGTCTGCTTTACTCTGTCGGGGTACTATGGCCTGTACAGCAGCCAGAAATTTGTCTACTCCAAGATCAAGGCGGAGTTCATCAACCGCAAGTCCAATTAGCGGATAGAGGCCGCCCGAAGCCAGTATTGCTAAAAGCAGAAATAACCGGAGGTTTAGAGAATGAGAACATTGATAGAACACGTGACGGTGCTCACGATGGATGCAGAAAAGACCGTGCATCAGGATGGCTATGTGCTGATCGAGGACGGCCTCATTGCAGCGGTGGGAAACGGCCGTTACCTGGCTGACCCGGATGATCGGACGGAAAATGAGGGCAGTCCCGCACCTGTGGATGAGAGGGTGGACGGTGCGGGCGGGATCCTGATGCCGGGGATGGTAAACGTCCACAGCCATATTTCCATGATCCCGTTCCGCTCTATGGGAGACGACTGCCGTGACAGGCTGAGGCGTTTTTTGTTCCCACTGGAGCTTGCAGCCATGAATCCGGAGCTGATATACCGGAGCGCCCGGTATGCGGTCTGCGAACTGCTTTTGGCAGGGGTGACCACGGTTCTCGACATGTATTATTTTGAGGATATGGTGGCCCGCGCCTGCGAGGAGATGGGAATCCGGGCCTGGGTGGGGGAGACCGTCATCAATATGGAGACCTGTGACAGCAAAGAGCCTTACGGCGGTCTTTCTCTGTGTGAGGAGCTGTTGAAAAAGTGGGGCGGACACGACCGGATCCATCCTATGGTGGCTCCCCATGCCACCAATACCAACTCCCCGGAGATGCTGAAGGCGGCATATGACCTTGCGGCCCGATATCATGCAAAATATTCGCTCCATGTCAGCGAAATGGATTATGAAATGGAGCTGTTTAGGGAAAACTATAAGAAGACGCCGATCGCATTCCTGTACGATCTCGGCGTGCTGGGTGAGAACACGATCGCAGCCCACTGTATCCATGCCACAGATGAGGATATCGCACTGTTTGCAGAGACTGGCACAAAGGTGGCTCACTGTATCGGCGCAAATACCAAGGGTGGAAAGGGGATCTGCCCGGTACTTGATATGCGGCGGGCAGGTGTGGATGTGGGCGTGGGGACTGACGGTCCGTCCTCCGGCAACACGCTGGATCTGTTTACCCAGTTCAAGCTGATCGCCTCGTTCCAGAAGACCAGATATCATGACAGGGGCGTATTCCCGGCTGTAGATATTGTGGAGATGGGGACTGTGGGCGGCGCGAGGGCGCTGGGAGCAGAGCATGAGATCGGCTCCATCGAGCCGGGGAAAAAGGCGGATCTGGTGCTTTTAGAGACCAGTTCGGTCAATATGTTCCCTGTTTACAATCCCTATTCCGCTATTGTTTATTCCGCCAATGCTTCCAATGTGGACAGTGTCTGGGTGGACGGTAAAAGGCTGGTAGAGGGTCACAGGCTGACCTGCGTAGATCTTCAGGAGGAACGTGAAAAACTGGAGCGGGTCATGGGCGGATTCCGGCGCCACGCAGAGAATTATGCCGATATGATCTGATGTTTTTTGCGATTACAGTCCGGCTGTCCAAACGTGGATTTTGCGCCGGGCTGTAACTCTTTTCCTGTCGTTTTCTGTAAAAACGCGGTTGACAATTTACCGCATCAATGGTATGGTAATTCTATTAGAAAAAATGATAAGAATTGCAGGATATATAAGAGGGACTGTTTAATGAAGGCTGGATGAGCTTATAAATAAACGGCCCTTTTTTACGGCTTTTCTCTGTATCCCGCACATTTTTTCGACTATGTAAGAAAGGTTGGTAGGACCATTGCTTGAAAAGAAAACAAAGATTTACTGGCTGTTTATTCTGCCCGGATGCCTGTTTCTGGCGGTTTTTATGCTGATCCCCTTATTCTCCCTTATATTTAAGACTTTTTTTGATGAGGGCGGCAGTTTTTCCCTGGCTAATTATTTTTCTTTACTGGAGAGCGTTTATTTCAAGCAGGTGTTCTGGCGCAGCATCCGTTTAAGCCTGATCAGCACAGTTGTGTGCGCTATGCTGGGTTTCCCTACGGCGTACTATATTTCAAAATATGCCAGGAATAAAGGGGTACTGATGGCCCTTGCCGTCTTCCCCATGTTCACCAGCCCGGTGATCCGGTCCTTCAGCTGGATGGTCATTCTCGGCAAAAAGGGATTTGTCAACAACGCTCTGGTACAGCTTGGACTGGTGGCGAAGCCCATCAGCCTGCTTTATAATGAATTTTCCATGGTGGTGGGCTTTATCCAGCTTTTCCTGCCGCTCATGATCCTGTCCCTGATCGGAGTCATGGACAATATTTCGGAAGATTTGAACCTGGCCGCCGGCAGCCTGGGTGCGTCCCGGGCCAGTGTATTCCGGCATGTGATCCTGCCCCTTAGCATTCCCGGATTGGTGACGGGGAGCGTGCTGGTATTCACCGGATGTTTGACGGCATATACGACGCCTCAGCTTTTAGGCGGCACGGACACCCGTGTGCTGGCAACCATGATCTATCAGCAGGCCATGTCCCTCGGTGACTGGACCCAGGCATCTGTGGTGGCGGTGGTGATGATCGTGGTGACCATACTGGTATCCAGCGGCATCAATGCAGTCAGCCGGAAGCTGAACCCAACGATTTAAAACAGTCTGGCACAGGACGATAATCAACGATAGGTGAGATAAAGGAGAACGATATGGCACTGTTGGAATTGCAGAACATCACAGCAGGATATGACAAGAATGTTATCTTAAAGGATTTGAACTTCCAGGTGGAGAAGGGAGAGCTGGTTTCTCTGTTAGGCTCCAGTGGATGCGGTAAGACCACGACTCTGAGGCTGATTGCCGGTTTTTCCACCCCGATGGACGGCAAATTCATCTTTGACGGCAAGGACTACACCCAGGTGCCGCTCAATAAGCGGAATTTCGGATTTGTATTCCAGAGCTACGCGCTGTTTCCTCACATGACTGTATATGACAACGTGGCGTTTGGCTTAAAGATGCGGAAGACGGCGCCGGAGCAGATGAAAAAAGAAGTCATGGAGATGCTTGAGACCGTGGATCTTTTAGGTTTTGAAAACAGGTTCCCGAAGGAAATGTCCGGCGGACAGCGCCAGCGAGTGGCACTTGCCAGGGCGCTCGTGATCAAACCGGATCTGCTGCTTTTGGATGAGCCTCTCAGCAATCTGGATGCGAAGCTGCGCGTCAAGATGCGCGTGGAGATCCGCCGCCTGCAGCAGAAGTTCGGATTTACAGCCATATATGTGACCCACGACCAGGAGGAGTGCTTCGCGATCTCCGACAAGGTCGCGATCATGAACCATGGGGTGATCGAGCAGATGGACAGCCCGTCTGTGATCTACAATCATCCAAAGACCGAGTTTATTGCTCATTTTGTGGGCTTTGAGAATTTCCTGGATTTAAAGAGAGCA
This portion of the Clostridium sp. AN503 genome encodes:
- a CDS encoding amidohydrolase, with amino-acid sequence MRTLIEHVTVLTMDAEKTVHQDGYVLIEDGLIAAVGNGRYLADPDDRTENEGSPAPVDERVDGAGGILMPGMVNVHSHISMIPFRSMGDDCRDRLRRFLFPLELAAMNPELIYRSARYAVCELLLAGVTTVLDMYYFEDMVARACEEMGIRAWVGETVINMETCDSKEPYGGLSLCEELLKKWGGHDRIHPMVAPHATNTNSPEMLKAAYDLAARYHAKYSLHVSEMDYEMELFRENYKKTPIAFLYDLGVLGENTIAAHCIHATDEDIALFAETGTKVAHCIGANTKGGKGICPVLDMRRAGVDVGVGTDGPSSGNTLDLFTQFKLIASFQKTRYHDRGVFPAVDIVEMGTVGGARALGAEHEIGSIEPGKKADLVLLETSSVNMFPVYNPYSAIVYSANASNVDSVWVDGKRLVEGHRLTCVDLQEEREKLERVMGGFRRHAENYADMI
- a CDS encoding ABC transporter permease, translating into MLEKKTKIYWLFILPGCLFLAVFMLIPLFSLIFKTFFDEGGSFSLANYFSLLESVYFKQVFWRSIRLSLISTVVCAMLGFPTAYYISKYARNKGVLMALAVFPMFTSPVIRSFSWMVILGKKGFVNNALVQLGLVAKPISLLYNEFSMVVGFIQLFLPLMILSLIGVMDNISEDLNLAAGSLGASRASVFRHVILPLSIPGLVTGSVLVFTGCLTAYTTPQLLGGTDTRVLATMIYQQAMSLGDWTQASVVAVVMIVVTILVSSGINAVSRKLNPTI
- a CDS encoding ABC transporter ATP-binding protein encodes the protein MALLELQNITAGYDKNVILKDLNFQVEKGELVSLLGSSGCGKTTTLRLIAGFSTPMDGKFIFDGKDYTQVPLNKRNFGFVFQSYALFPHMTVYDNVAFGLKMRKTAPEQMKKEVMEMLETVDLLGFENRFPKEMSGGQRQRVALARALVIKPDLLLLDEPLSNLDAKLRVKMRVEIRRLQQKFGFTAIYVTHDQEECFAISDKVAIMNHGVIEQMDSPSVIYNHPKTEFIAHFVGFENFLDLKRAEGAGEFLAQDGSRIHVTDGKDGDAFKACIRPEDIQVVPAGTEAVNPLSGEVVVSTFLGKRNQYNVRTAIGEFEVSTDQESVYRIGDRVTLSLTPNKIILL